One window of Desulfosoma sp. genomic DNA carries:
- a CDS encoding spore photoproduct lyase family protein — translation MKPTVRNPITSLVVEKAVASSPIVRTLLERLPSIPVVYVDKVAETQEKIPGLLEVVHYKGRFWRNCPGTKIYECCGYQIVHIGTQCSLDCTYCILQAYFESPNLRIFGNLDDLLAEVQAVTASSPQRLLRAGTGEFTDSLLLDPWTGLSQHLVPLFGQIPNAVLELKTKTDHVSQLKGLDHRGHTLVSWSLNAEEIIRTQEPRAAPLKARLHAAQQCAQWGYFLGFHFDPMIDYPGWREGYRRTLQALFEAVDPAKVVWISLGAFRFMPDLKAIIERHHPKSRIVTGEFIRGLDGKMRYFRDIRLELYQWMVEQLLGWDSNLCVYLCMEGPWIWKHVFGQEPACKGGLPALLDKAVKERMGIEPMTHGGDNALE, via the coding sequence ATGAAACCGACCGTTCGAAATCCCATCACCTCCCTTGTTGTGGAAAAGGCCGTCGCCTCCAGCCCCATCGTTCGTACCCTGCTGGAAAGATTGCCATCCATTCCTGTGGTCTATGTGGACAAGGTGGCGGAGACCCAAGAAAAAATTCCGGGTCTTTTGGAGGTCGTTCATTACAAGGGACGATTTTGGCGAAACTGTCCGGGAACCAAAATCTATGAATGTTGTGGATACCAGATCGTCCATATTGGCACGCAATGCAGCCTGGATTGCACCTATTGCATCTTGCAAGCCTACTTTGAAAGTCCCAATTTGAGGATCTTTGGAAACCTAGACGACCTGCTGGCAGAAGTGCAGGCAGTTACGGCGTCCTCACCCCAACGCTTGCTTCGAGCCGGCACCGGAGAATTCACAGACTCCTTGCTCCTGGACCCTTGGACGGGTTTGTCCCAGCACTTGGTCCCCCTGTTTGGGCAAATCCCCAACGCCGTTCTAGAATTGAAAACGAAAACCGATCATGTGTCACAACTCAAGGGCTTAGACCATCGAGGTCACACCCTGGTCTCGTGGTCCCTTAATGCCGAGGAGATCATCCGCACGCAAGAACCCCGCGCCGCTCCATTAAAGGCTCGGCTGCACGCCGCGCAACAATGCGCTCAATGGGGATACTTTTTAGGGTTTCACTTTGATCCCATGATTGATTATCCAGGATGGCGCGAAGGGTACCGACGCACTTTGCAGGCGCTTTTTGAAGCTGTTGACCCTGCCAAAGTGGTGTGGATCAGCTTAGGGGCTTTTCGGTTCATGCCCGATTTGAAAGCCATCATTGAACGGCATCATCCCAAAAGCCGCATAGTCACCGGAGAATTCATTCGCGGACTGGACGGTAAGATGCGCTATTTTCGAGACATCCGCCTAGAGCTTTACCAATGGATGGTTGAACAACTTCTGGGCTGGGATTCAAACCTGTGCGTCTACCTGTGCATGGAAGGACCTTGGATCTGGAAGCATGTCTTCGGACAAGAGCCTGCATGCAAAGGGGGACTTCCTGCCCTTTTGGACAAAGCCGTTAAGGAACGCATGGGGATCGAGCCAATGACGCACGGAGGAGACAATGCCCTTGAATGA
- a CDS encoding (Fe-S)-binding protein yields MKLNVVEILKHLPKTNCKECGEATCMAFAAKLAKKEVELKACPPMFTGEFAAKREILENMLLGKAA; encoded by the coding sequence ATGAAGCTCAACGTCGTGGAAATTCTCAAGCATTTACCAAAGACCAATTGCAAGGAATGTGGAGAGGCCACGTGCATGGCGTTTGCCGCCAAGCTGGCCAAAAAGGAAGTGGAGCTGAAAGCCTGCCCGCCCATGTTTACGGGGGAATTTGCGGCCAAGAGGGAAATCCTGGAAAATATGCTCCTGGGCAAAGCCGCTTAA
- a CDS encoding sigma-54 dependent transcriptional regulator, producing MKTDGSPQDRPEILKDRLLVVDDEPDFLRLLKRSLVKDLECEVLTASSGEAALEVLQEEPVDVVLVDMKMPGMDGLEFLDRLRVMHPWVTAIMMTAHGCVELAVQAMRQGAYDFITKPFDHETLVFTLQKALERHRLLRENMRLQRRYKGEVAFQEIVGRSPAMRRVFDAVQMVAPSDLTVLITGESGTGKDLVARAIHNLSQRSEGPFVAVNCPTVPENILESELFGYKKGAFTHATQNKIGLFQEAHRGTLFLDEIGDISPVIQTKLLRVLQDKAIKPLGDTKMIKVDVRVIASTNRNLQEKIRAGTFREDLYYRLNVVPIEMPPLRQRREDIPLLCDYFLKKHAESLRRPRKTISSELMELFLGREWEGNVRELENMIMRGLLFASGDEIRPEHVGLLSERRSCPEFDDASLENLPYKLAKEEILRRFHKRYLEKLLARTGGNVTQAAKQCGLERQALQQVMRRFGIEAEKFRNANDKPS from the coding sequence ATGAAAACTGATGGGAGCCCCCAAGACAGGCCTGAAATTCTCAAGGACCGCCTCCTTGTGGTGGATGACGAACCTGATTTTTTACGCCTTTTAAAGCGTAGTCTGGTCAAGGACCTGGAGTGTGAGGTTTTGACGGCCTCTTCGGGAGAGGCAGCGCTTGAGGTGCTTCAGGAAGAGCCTGTGGATGTGGTGCTCGTGGACATGAAAATGCCGGGCATGGATGGTCTGGAGTTTTTGGATCGCTTACGCGTGATGCATCCATGGGTGACGGCCATTATGATGACGGCCCATGGGTGCGTGGAGCTGGCCGTTCAGGCCATGCGCCAGGGAGCCTATGATTTTATAACCAAACCCTTTGACCATGAGACCTTGGTTTTTACGCTTCAAAAGGCTTTGGAACGGCATCGACTGCTTCGCGAAAACATGCGATTGCAGAGGCGATATAAGGGCGAAGTGGCCTTTCAAGAGATCGTGGGACGCAGCCCGGCCATGCGCCGCGTTTTTGATGCGGTGCAAATGGTGGCTCCGTCGGATCTCACGGTCCTTATTACGGGAGAGTCCGGGACGGGAAAAGACTTGGTGGCTCGTGCGATTCACAACCTGAGCCAGCGCAGTGAGGGGCCCTTTGTGGCTGTCAACTGCCCTACGGTTCCGGAAAACATTCTTGAAAGCGAGCTTTTCGGGTACAAAAAGGGTGCCTTTACTCACGCGACACAAAACAAGATCGGTCTTTTTCAAGAAGCTCACCGCGGAACCCTTTTTCTGGATGAGATCGGGGACATTTCACCTGTCATTCAAACCAAGCTCTTGCGAGTGCTGCAGGACAAGGCCATCAAGCCTCTCGGAGACACCAAGATGATCAAGGTGGATGTGCGCGTGATTGCTTCCACCAACCGTAACCTTCAAGAAAAGATCCGCGCAGGTACCTTTCGTGAAGACCTTTATTATCGCCTTAATGTCGTTCCCATTGAAATGCCGCCTCTTCGTCAGCGCCGCGAAGATATTCCTTTGTTGTGCGACTACTTTTTGAAAAAACACGCCGAATCCCTTCGCCGACCCCGTAAAACCATCTCTTCGGAGCTCATGGAGCTGTTTCTGGGTCGGGAGTGGGAAGGAAACGTCCGCGAGCTGGAAAACATGATCATGCGAGGTCTTTTGTTTGCTTCAGGCGATGAAATACGTCCGGAACACGTGGGGCTGTTGTCGGAACGCAGGTCGTGCCCGGAGTTTGACGATGCGTCCTTGGAAAATTTGCCCTATAAACTGGCCAAGGAAGAAATACTTCGCCGTTTTCATAAGAGGTATCTAGAAAAACTTCTGGCTCGAACAGGCGGAAACGTCACACAAGCGGCCAAACAATGCGGTCTGGAACGTCAGGCTTTGCAGCAGGTCATGCGTCGCTTCGGCATCGAGGCTGAAAAGTTTCGAAACGCCAACGACAAGCCATCATAG
- a CDS encoding ATP-binding protein, translated as MTLPFFPIFFVDLVGSACMVFFAIACVRLSYALHIRDRENVLYLYLLMVCHALAVFAISRGIGHIAKQLLLLGGYRHIWESLRPYSGSLNTISFCVVGAVTLFFERIWKVHQQILRDRQALKEAHEKLLLMNKHLEDLVSERTAELGRSEQKFRRIFEASRDMIAVVAADGTLLDINPAGCEMLGIDGNNVMVEAAAKKLDFGKFFEQPRDWERLRENLQRSFYVTDEEVALVRQDGREISALISASSQCDLQEKREVFHLVVKDITQRKIMQQQLLQADKLASLGQLAAGVAHEINNPLGIILGYTQLLIREEPEGTERYEDLKTIEKHTRTCKTIVEDLLSFARSAHSRKEPASIHDLVQEVLSVVRHNLELKRIQVETYFDPRVPVLVLDKDKMRQVLMNLIMNAQQAIGKEGRIEIRTAFVENGPSVHIVVSDTGMGIDPKHLPRIFDPFFTTKSTGEGTGLGLSVSYGIVKDHGGEIQVASEPGKGSVFTVVLPAPAETQEFMGHEN; from the coding sequence ATGACTCTACCTTTTTTTCCTATTTTTTTTGTTGACTTGGTGGGTTCAGCCTGCATGGTGTTTTTCGCCATAGCCTGTGTGCGGCTGTCTTATGCGCTGCATATTCGTGACCGAGAAAATGTGCTGTATCTGTATCTGCTCATGGTTTGTCATGCTTTGGCTGTTTTTGCCATTTCTCGAGGCATTGGTCATATCGCCAAACAATTGCTGCTGCTGGGGGGATACCGGCATATTTGGGAGTCTTTAAGGCCCTACAGTGGATCATTGAACACCATCAGTTTTTGCGTCGTGGGAGCGGTGACGCTCTTTTTCGAAAGAATTTGGAAAGTCCATCAACAGATCCTGCGCGATCGTCAAGCCTTAAAGGAAGCCCATGAGAAGCTTCTATTGATGAATAAACACTTAGAGGATTTGGTTTCCGAGCGCACCGCGGAGTTAGGACGATCTGAGCAAAAGTTTCGCCGCATTTTTGAGGCGTCACGAGATATGATCGCCGTCGTGGCGGCAGACGGAACGCTGTTGGACATCAATCCCGCAGGTTGTGAGATGCTCGGGATCGATGGCAACAACGTGATGGTCGAGGCGGCTGCAAAAAAATTGGACTTTGGGAAATTTTTCGAACAACCCCGGGACTGGGAGCGTCTTAGGGAGAATCTTCAGCGGTCCTTTTATGTTACAGACGAGGAAGTGGCTCTGGTGCGTCAAGATGGGCGGGAGATCAGCGCTTTGATCAGTGCCTCCTCCCAGTGTGACCTTCAGGAAAAGAGGGAAGTTTTCCATTTGGTGGTTAAAGACATCACGCAACGCAAAATCATGCAGCAACAGCTTTTGCAGGCAGACAAATTGGCTTCCTTGGGGCAGCTTGCCGCCGGAGTGGCCCACGAAATCAATAATCCTTTGGGAATCATTCTGGGGTATACGCAGCTTTTGATTCGCGAGGAACCTGAAGGCACGGAACGTTATGAAGACTTGAAAACCATAGAAAAGCATACGCGCACATGCAAGACGATCGTGGAAGACTTGCTGAGTTTTGCTCGAAGCGCTCATAGTCGCAAGGAGCCTGCCTCGATTCACGACTTGGTGCAGGAGGTCCTGAGTGTGGTGCGACACAATCTGGAGCTGAAGCGGATCCAGGTGGAAACCTATTTCGATCCAAGGGTGCCTGTTCTCGTGTTAGACAAAGACAAAATGCGGCAGGTTCTCATGAATCTGATCATGAATGCTCAGCAAGCCATCGGCAAGGAAGGCCGCATAGAGATACGCACGGCTTTCGTGGAAAACGGGCCGAGTGTTCACATCGTGGTGTCAGATACGGGAATGGGAATCGACCCAAAACATTTACCGCGCATCTTTGACCCTTTTTTTACCACGAAAAGCACGGGGGAGGGCACAGGTTTGGGCCTTTCTGTAAGCTACGGCATTGTCAAGGACCATGGGGGCGAGATTCAAGTGGCCAGTGAACCTGGGAAGGGCTCTGTGTTCACGGTTGTGCTTCCTGCTCCTGCAGAGACACAGGAGTTCATGGGCCATGAAAACTGA